AAGCCTTGCTACCTGGCTGCCAGTTTTATTCTGGAAGAAGGTTTCCCGCTATCCGATCTGAAACGCATCGTGGATTCCATGGCCAAGGCAGCGCAAGCTGCGCAAGTACCAATTGTCACCGGTGACACCAAAGTGGTGGAAAAAGGCAGCGGCGACGGTGTATTCATCACCACGACCGGCATTGGCATGGTGCCGGAAGGGATTCATATTTCCGGTAACAACGCCCGGCCTGGCGATAAGATATTGGTATCCGGCACACTCGGAGATCATGGCATTGCCATCATGGCGCTGCGTGAAAACTTGTCTTTCCAAACCAGTATCGAATCGGACAGCACAGCCTTGCATGATCTGGTCGCCGCCATGATCGCAGCCACACCCGGCATCCATGTATTGCGTGACCCTACGCGCGGCGGCTTAGCCACTGCCTTGAACGAAATTGCGCAGCAATCGTCGATCGGGATGATGATCTATGAGAACGAACTGCCGATCCAGGAGCAAGTCCAAGCCGCTTGTGAATTCATCGGCCTGGACCCGCTGTACATTGCCAATGAAGGCAAGCTGATTGCAATCTGCGCCGCGCAAGATGCCGAAAAGCTATTGCATGCGATGCATGCCCACCCACTGGGCAAGCATGCCCGCATCATCGGCGAAGTCATCGAAGACTCACACTGCTTTGTGCAAATGCAAACCCGGTTTGGCGGCAAACGCGTCGTTGATTGGTTAAGCGGCGAGCAACTTCCCCGGATCTGTTGATTCCCGTCAATTGAAAATTCTGTTTCTCACGCACAGCTTCAATTGCCTGTCGCAACGTCTGTTTGTCGAATTGACGCATTGCGGACATGATATATCCATCGAGTTTGATATCAACGACGCGACGAGCTGTGAAGCTGTCGCGCTATTCCAGCCGGATCTGATTATCGCGCCTTATCTAAAACGCCCCATCCCGGAAACCATCTGGCGCAAACATACCTGTTTTATCGTTCACCCGGGAATCATCGGAGACCGCGGCCCTGCGGCGCTCGATTGGGCGATCATGCTGGATCGGCAAGAATGGGGCGTAACCGTATTGCAAGCCAATGCAGAAATGGATGCGGGCGATATCTGGGCTGCGGAAGTTTTTCCGATGCGGCTGGCCCGCAAAAGCAGCTTGTACCGCCACGAAGTCGTCGAAGCGGCAACCCGTGCTGTGCTCACAGCGGTAGCGCGTTTTCAGTCCGGTGCTTATCAACCGGTTCCGCTGGATTATTCACGCGCTGATGTCTATGGCCGTTTGCATTCACCCATCCGGCAAGCTGACCGCCGCATCGATTGGCAACGAGACAACACGCGCACTATTGTTAGAAAAATCCATGCCGCCGATGGATTTCCCGGTGTTCTGGATACGCTGTTGGGTAAATCCTATTATTTATATGATGCATGCGGCGAAGAGAATCTGACCGGCATACCCGGAGCAATTATCGCCAAGCGTCACAACGCCATCTGCCGGGCTACCGTGGATGGCGCGGTCTGGATCGGTCATTTAAAACATAAAAATGACACTGAACTCACTCTCAAACTGGCCTCCACGATTGCTTTAAAAGATTATCTCGACGCCGTGCCGGAAATATCTTTTGATTCTTTCACCGCGAAGTCTGGCAGCACTTACCGGGATATCTGGTTTGAACGAAAGAAAGACGTCGGCTACCTGCATTTTGATTTTTATAACGGCGCCATGGATACCGGGCAGTGTGAGCGTTTGCGTCAAGCTTACTTGCAAGCCACGGCAAGCGATGTTCGTGTGATCGTGTTGATGGGTGGACCCGATTTCTGGAGCAATGGCATCCATCTCAATCACATCGAAAATGCAAATAGTCCCGCCGATGAGTCTTGGCGCAACATTAATGCCATGAATGATCTGGTACAGGCAATCATTACGACCAACCGGCAACTCACGATCGCAGCGCTGCAAGGTAATGCCGGTGCCGGTGGCGTGTTTCTATCGCTAGCTGCCGATTACATTTTTGCGCGTGCCAGTGTTTTACTCAATCCGCATTATAAAAGCATGGGAAATCTTTACGGCTCGGAATATTGGACTTATTTGCTGCCGCGCCGGGTCGGCGCATCGTGTGTACACGCATTGACACAGAATCGTTTGCCGGTCAGTGCACAGAAAGCCCGGGATATCGGATTGATCGATGATTGCTTTGCTTTAAACCTGGAAGACTTTAAGAAGGAAGTAGTTCGTATTGCCGGAACGCTTGCTGCAAATCCGGATTTCTCTTCGCTCTTGCAGCACAAAACGCAGCAGCGACAATTGGATGAGCAACTAAAACTGTTACAAAACTACCGCACCGAAGAACTCCGGCGCATGCAACTGAATTTTTACGGCTTTGATCCTAGTTATCATGTGGCACGTTATCATTTCGTGCACAAAATCCCGCATGGCTGGACACCGCGTTATCTTGCACGACATCGCCGCCTCTCCGTGCAATCCGGTTCAAAAATTAAAACATGATTTATTTCTTAACGCTGACTTGTCTTGGTATCCGGCTTATGTGAATCGACCAGGTTGGGGTCAAATTCCGGCGGTTTTTCCGCAGGTGGGATCACGCCAGGGCATTGTTTGATGACCGCCCATTGTTGTATCGCATCATATTCATTCTTTAATTGTGCATATTCGGCTTCTTGTTCTTTAGTTCCGCCGAGTGCAAACAACGCTGCCCAGGAAAGCGATAAATCGGCGCCCAGTATCCATTTATCCTTGGCCGGTGTTTTATCATCCGGCTTACCCGTCAATTGACTGACTCTGGTTTGAATTCGCTCAATTTCTGCCAGTAATTCGTTGCAATTATAAGTTTGAAATTGCGCTGGCGAGATATAAGGCGCCTGATGATTCCCCGATGAAGCCACGCAGCCGGATAGTGTAATCGCAACAATAAAAAAAACAGCAGCAATTAATCTCTTCATAACAACCACTTCCCTCGCAAGTTATCACATTAAATCTGACTGATACGCATCCAATTCCGTGAATTGTACACCGATATTTACTCTCGTAAGCTCGCATTATGGAATTGAGTGCGCCAACGAATGTGTTATCGATTTTATAGACAAGATGGACTAAACCAATCAGTCCAAACAGATTCAAGAGCAATCTATTTCTTTGATATGTCGAGAGCAAGGAATTGATTACCGGAAGCGTGCTTCGCAATCATTGCTGGTAGCGCATGTATTAAATTACCTTAAATGCAGAAGACAAAAAAGCCACAGAGAAAATCTTATCTCTGTGGCTTCTAAAACTTGTTTCTAATTACACTGCGCTACGGCGGCGTGCTGAGAAACCGATCAAACCAAGACCTGCCAGTAACATTGCATAGGTTTCTGGTTCTGGAACGGCCATAATGTATTCATAACCGAAAGATGCTGATTGACCATTAGCAATGGCGCCCAAATCATATGCCAGGTTAATTGAACTGTCTGCAA
The DNA window shown above is from Nitrosomonas sp. Is35 and carries:
- the hypE gene encoding hydrogenase expression/formation protein HypE, whose amino-acid sequence is MSAGKVKPGYTRALDLKHGCIEMSHGSGGRAMAQLIQQLFITAFDNEFLRQMNDQASFPSVNGRMVISTDSHVVTPLFFPGGDIGSLAVHGTINDIAMSGAKPCYLAASFILEEGFPLSDLKRIVDSMAKAAQAAQVPIVTGDTKVVEKGSGDGVFITTTGIGMVPEGIHISGNNARPGDKILVSGTLGDHGIAIMALRENLSFQTSIESDSTALHDLVAAMIAATPGIHVLRDPTRGGLATALNEIAQQSSIGMMIYENELPIQEQVQAACEFIGLDPLYIANEGKLIAICAAQDAEKLLHAMHAHPLGKHARIIGEVIEDSHCFVQMQTRFGGKRVVDWLSGEQLPRIC
- a CDS encoding hydrogenase maturation protein, yielding MKILFLTHSFNCLSQRLFVELTHCGHDISIEFDINDATSCEAVALFQPDLIIAPYLKRPIPETIWRKHTCFIVHPGIIGDRGPAALDWAIMLDRQEWGVTVLQANAEMDAGDIWAAEVFPMRLARKSSLYRHEVVEAATRAVLTAVARFQSGAYQPVPLDYSRADVYGRLHSPIRQADRRIDWQRDNTRTIVRKIHAADGFPGVLDTLLGKSYYLYDACGEENLTGIPGAIIAKRHNAICRATVDGAVWIGHLKHKNDTELTLKLASTIALKDYLDAVPEISFDSFTAKSGSTYRDIWFERKKDVGYLHFDFYNGAMDTGQCERLRQAYLQATASDVRVIVLMGGPDFWSNGIHLNHIENANSPADESWRNINAMNDLVQAIITTNRQLTIAALQGNAGAGGVFLSLAADYIFARASVLLNPHYKSMGNLYGSEYWTYLLPRRVGASCVHALTQNRLPVSAQKARDIGLIDDCFALNLEDFKKEVVRIAGTLAANPDFSSLLQHKTQQRQLDEQLKLLQNYRTEELRRMQLNFYGFDPSYHVARYHFVHKIPHGWTPRYLARHRRLSVQSGSKIKT